A single Actinomadura algeriensis DNA region contains:
- a CDS encoding alpha/beta fold hydrolase, which translates to MTDHVTSADGTRIAHDRLGDGPPLIVVGGMFCDRGTTGALATALAGRFTVINYDRRGRGESGDTLPYAPEREVEDIAALMAAVGGRASLHGVSSGAALALLAASAGLPVDRLVLHEPPYGADDDESRARARALADGVRTAIANDRRADAIKLFMTATGMPEQMAAGISADPGMQAIAPTMPYDYAVMGEGGVIPRDAARSVTVPTLVLAGGASAPFFRDTAARLGEIMPDARVQILDGVGHDAPADALTEPITAFLTS; encoded by the coding sequence ATGACCGATCACGTGACTTCCGCGGACGGCACCCGCATCGCCCACGACCGCCTCGGCGACGGCCCGCCGCTCATCGTGGTGGGCGGCATGTTCTGCGACCGCGGCACCACCGGCGCCCTCGCGACGGCCCTCGCCGGCCGCTTCACCGTAATCAACTACGACCGCCGGGGACGCGGCGAGAGCGGCGACACCCTCCCGTACGCGCCGGAACGCGAGGTCGAGGACATCGCCGCCCTCATGGCGGCCGTCGGCGGCCGCGCATCGCTGCACGGCGTCTCGTCCGGCGCGGCCCTCGCCCTGCTGGCCGCCTCCGCCGGGCTGCCCGTCGACCGCCTCGTCCTGCACGAACCCCCGTACGGCGCCGACGACGACGAGAGCCGCGCCCGCGCCCGCGCACTCGCGGACGGCGTCCGCACCGCCATCGCGAACGACCGCCGCGCCGACGCGATCAAGCTGTTCATGACGGCGACCGGCATGCCGGAGCAGATGGCCGCCGGGATCAGCGCCGACCCCGGCATGCAGGCGATCGCCCCGACCATGCCCTACGACTACGCGGTCATGGGCGAGGGCGGCGTGATCCCGCGCGACGCGGCCCGCTCCGTCACCGTGCCGACCCTCGTCCTCGCGGGCGGCGCCAGCGCCCCCTTCTTCCGTGACACGGCCGCCCGGCTCGGCGAGATCATGCCGGACGCCCGCGTCCAGATCCTCGACGGCGTCGGCCACGACGCCCCCGCCGACGCGCTCACCGAACCCATCACGGCGTTCCTCACCTCCTGA
- a CDS encoding serine/threonine protein kinase → MQKIKRTAAATIGAAAALTASIGMTGTAHAATPQSVCGSGFTVRASAAIGEGPNARVYLLRNGNTACVVTFKTGSSVGNNVTINAWVEGNPGTLRGDTGRYKYYAGPVKVTDSCVNWGGHYGEYWWKNTPC, encoded by the coding sequence ATGCAGAAGATCAAGCGCACGGCCGCCGCCACCATCGGCGCCGCCGCGGCTCTCACCGCCTCGATCGGCATGACCGGCACCGCGCACGCCGCCACCCCGCAGAGCGTCTGCGGCAGCGGCTTCACCGTCCGCGCCTCCGCCGCCATCGGCGAGGGCCCCAACGCTCGCGTCTACCTGCTCCGCAACGGCAACACGGCCTGTGTCGTGACGTTCAAAACCGGCAGTTCCGTCGGCAACAACGTGACGATCAACGCCTGGGTGGAAGGCAACCCGGGCACGCTCCGCGGCGACACCGGCCGGTACAAGTACTACGCCGGCCCGGTCAAGGTGACCGACAGCTGCGTCAACTGGGGCGGCCACTACGGCGAATACTGGTGGAAGAACACCCCCTGCTGA
- a CDS encoding DeoR/GlpR family DNA-binding transcription regulator: MESSERVLALVDRLRTTEHVTVTDLAAETGASEMTIRRDLDQLADQGVLRRVRGGAVSLLLRGEATPFAVREHEAVDTKRRIAAKTDELLTDGEAVILDGGTTTLTIARTLTRRRLTVVPLDMHSANALTGASDVRLLVPGGRTTPGALAFTGPLTEASLASLRVDTAVLGVCGLSAEHGLTAHDLDEVPVKRAAIAAARRVIAVCDAAKFGRTGLGLVCPGTELDAVITDRTAPERAVARLRDAGVEVHLV; encoded by the coding sequence ATGGAGAGTTCAGAGCGAGTGCTCGCGCTCGTCGATCGGTTGCGAACGACCGAGCACGTCACCGTGACCGACCTCGCCGCCGAGACCGGCGCGTCCGAGATGACGATCCGCCGCGACCTCGACCAGCTCGCCGACCAAGGCGTCCTCCGCCGCGTCCGGGGCGGCGCCGTCAGCCTGCTGCTGCGCGGCGAGGCCACGCCCTTCGCCGTCCGCGAGCACGAGGCCGTCGACACCAAACGGCGCATCGCCGCGAAGACGGACGAACTGCTCACCGACGGCGAGGCCGTCATCCTGGACGGCGGCACGACCACACTCACGATCGCCCGCACCCTCACCCGCCGCCGCCTCACCGTCGTCCCCCTCGACATGCACTCCGCGAACGCGCTCACCGGCGCCTCCGACGTCCGGCTCCTGGTCCCCGGCGGCCGCACCACCCCGGGCGCCCTCGCCTTCACCGGGCCGCTCACCGAGGCGTCCCTGGCGTCCCTCCGCGTCGACACCGCCGTCCTCGGCGTCTGCGGACTGTCCGCCGAGCACGGCCTCACCGCCCACGACCTCGACGAGGTCCCCGTCAAGCGCGCCGCGATCGCCGCCGCCCGCCGCGTCATCGCCGTCTGCGACGCCGCCAAGTTCGGCCGCACCGGCCTCGGCCTCGTCTGCCCCGGCACCGAACTCGACGCCGTCATCACCGACCGGACGGCCCCCGAACGGGCCGTCGCCCGCCTCCGCGACGCCGGCGTCGAAGTCCACCTGGTCTGA
- a CDS encoding HAD family hydrolase, with protein sequence MTWIVFDYAGVISLSPPQDAGALLPQTVGVAPERFWPVYWARREPYDLAEVTAAEFWDDVCGRLGAPVDADLVEVLVTLDVRTWGHVNRETVGLMEELAAAGSPLALLSNLPVDLARTVDARPWAGLFRHRLFSADLRLVKPDPDIYRTLLERLEAGPDDVVFVDDREENVRAAEAAGIRGVLFRDAGGVRTELSDLLPAA encoded by the coding sequence ATGACGTGGATCGTGTTCGACTACGCGGGTGTCATCAGTCTCTCGCCGCCCCAGGACGCGGGGGCGCTCCTGCCGCAGACCGTCGGCGTCGCGCCGGAACGGTTCTGGCCGGTGTACTGGGCGCGGCGGGAACCCTACGACCTGGCGGAGGTGACGGCCGCCGAGTTCTGGGACGACGTGTGCGGGCGGCTCGGCGCGCCGGTGGACGCCGACCTCGTCGAGGTGCTGGTGACGCTGGACGTCCGGACGTGGGGCCACGTGAACCGGGAGACCGTCGGGCTGATGGAGGAGCTCGCCGCGGCCGGGTCTCCGCTCGCGCTGCTGTCGAACCTGCCGGTGGACCTCGCCCGGACGGTCGACGCCCGCCCGTGGGCGGGGCTGTTCCGGCACCGGCTGTTCAGCGCCGACCTGCGCCTGGTCAAGCCCGACCCGGACATCTACCGGACGCTGCTGGAGCGGCTGGAGGCCGGGCCGGACGACGTCGTGTTCGTCGACGACCGCGAGGAGAACGTCCGGGCCGCCGAGGCGGCGGGCATCCGCGGCGTCCTGTTCCGTGACGCGGGCGGGGTGCGGACCGAACTGTCCGACCTGCTCCCGGCGGCCTAG